Proteins encoded together in one Lathamus discolor isolate bLatDis1 chromosome 3, bLatDis1.hap1, whole genome shotgun sequence window:
- the LOC136011546 gene encoding uncharacterized protein LOC136011546 isoform X1, whose protein sequence is MEGTRRALLRLAAACCLLCALPGESQKTAEMTPPFLSTAPTSHQPREASAFSAVTAAVPETSLEKNLTAATLNATGAHATEMEDASLPTTPMVGTKAETLQASTTASTGDVTVTQHEHHNMILSVNSSTEILSPIPTASSLEENQPHHEVAESFNTTEEMEEASSATPTPPLSSVTATSNSSQPFAGQTVGPTAATSETRPGTSPVGATEESTTEPRTSSAPISTTGSMSSVTASRTVTARPLVTSSTYASTAATPTSTPTLEQALEPMHEKASVLDVGDDENPELPSSPLADTTKADPLVITVISVFIVMVGILGLVGFLRYRQHNSRMEFRRLQDLPMDDMMEDTPLSLYSY, encoded by the exons ATGGAGGGGACGCGGCGCGCCCTGCTCCGCCTCGCCGCtgcttgctgcctgctctgcgCCCTGCCAG GAGAGAGTCAGAAGACAGCAGAGATGACACCACCTTTTCTTAGCACAGCGCCAACCTCGCATCAGCCAAGGGAAGCCTCTGCCTTCAGTGCAGTGACTGCTGCCGTTCCCGAGACAAGCCTGGAGAAAAACTTGACTGCTGCCACACTCAATGCCACTGGAGCCCATGCCACAGAGATGGAGGATGCCTCCCTCCCTACCACCCCCATGGTAGGCACCAAGGCAGAGACACTGCAGGCTTCCACCACTGCCAGCACTGGGGACGTCACCGTTACACAGCATGAGCACCACAACATGATCTTGTCAGtcaacagcagcactgaaatccTCTCTCCTATCCCAACTGCCAGCAGTCTGGAGGAAAACCAACCCCACCATGAGGTCGCTGAGTCTTTCAACACAACTGAAGAAATGGAGGAGGCCAGTAGTGCAACCCCCACGCCTCCCCTGAGCAGTGTGACAG CAACAAGTAACAGCTCTCAGCCTTTTGCTGGGCAGACCGTGGGACCCACAGCAGCAACGTCTGAAACCAGGCCAGGAACAAGCCCTGTGGGTGCCACAGAGGAGAGCACCACAGAGCCCAGAacctcctctgctcccatctCAACCACAGGGAGCATGTCCTCTGTTACTGCCTCCCGTACTGTGACAGCGAGACCCCTTGTGACCAGCTCCACGTATGCTAGCACAGCTGCCACCCCCACCAGCACACCTACACTGGAGCAGGCATTAGAGCCCATGCATGAGAAAGCTTCTGTATTGGATGTTGGTGATGATGAAAACCCAG AGCTACCCAGTTCCCCTTTGGCTGATACAACGAAGGCTGATCCCTTGGTGATCACCGTGATCTCTGTCTTCATTGTCATGGTGGGCATCCTAGGCCTAGTGGGCTTCCTGAGATACCGCCAGCACAACAGCCGCATGGAGTTCCGGCGCCTGCAGGACCTGCCCATG GATGACATGATGGAGGACACCCCTCTCTCACTCTACAGCTACTAG
- the LOC136011546 gene encoding uncharacterized protein LOC136011546 isoform X2, giving the protein MEGTRRALLRLAAACCLLCALPGESQKTAEMTPPFLSTAPTSHQPREASAFSAVTAAVPETSLEKNLTAATLNATGAHATEMEDASLPTTPMVGTKAETLQASTTASTGDVTVTQHEHHNMILSVNSSTEILSPIPTASSLEENQPHHEVAESFNTTEEMEEASSATPTPPLSSVTATSNSSQPFAGQTVGPTAATSETRPGTSPVGATEESTTEPRTSSAPISTTGSMSSVTASRTVTARPLVTSSTYASTAATPTSTPTLEQALEPMHEKASVLDVGDDENPELPSSPLADTTKADPLVITVISVFIVMVGILGLVGFLRYRQHNSRMEFRRLQDLPMVPLLQSRV; this is encoded by the exons ATGGAGGGGACGCGGCGCGCCCTGCTCCGCCTCGCCGCtgcttgctgcctgctctgcgCCCTGCCAG GAGAGAGTCAGAAGACAGCAGAGATGACACCACCTTTTCTTAGCACAGCGCCAACCTCGCATCAGCCAAGGGAAGCCTCTGCCTTCAGTGCAGTGACTGCTGCCGTTCCCGAGACAAGCCTGGAGAAAAACTTGACTGCTGCCACACTCAATGCCACTGGAGCCCATGCCACAGAGATGGAGGATGCCTCCCTCCCTACCACCCCCATGGTAGGCACCAAGGCAGAGACACTGCAGGCTTCCACCACTGCCAGCACTGGGGACGTCACCGTTACACAGCATGAGCACCACAACATGATCTTGTCAGtcaacagcagcactgaaatccTCTCTCCTATCCCAACTGCCAGCAGTCTGGAGGAAAACCAACCCCACCATGAGGTCGCTGAGTCTTTCAACACAACTGAAGAAATGGAGGAGGCCAGTAGTGCAACCCCCACGCCTCCCCTGAGCAGTGTGACAG CAACAAGTAACAGCTCTCAGCCTTTTGCTGGGCAGACCGTGGGACCCACAGCAGCAACGTCTGAAACCAGGCCAGGAACAAGCCCTGTGGGTGCCACAGAGGAGAGCACCACAGAGCCCAGAacctcctctgctcccatctCAACCACAGGGAGCATGTCCTCTGTTACTGCCTCCCGTACTGTGACAGCGAGACCCCTTGTGACCAGCTCCACGTATGCTAGCACAGCTGCCACCCCCACCAGCACACCTACACTGGAGCAGGCATTAGAGCCCATGCATGAGAAAGCTTCTGTATTGGATGTTGGTGATGATGAAAACCCAG AGCTACCCAGTTCCCCTTTGGCTGATACAACGAAGGCTGATCCCTTGGTGATCACCGTGATCTCTGTCTTCATTGTCATGGTGGGCATCCTAGGCCTAGTGGGCTTCCTGAGATACCGCCAGCACAACAGCCGCATGGAGTTCCGGCGCCTGCAGGACCTGCCCATG GTCCCTCTCCTTCAATCCAGGGTTTGA